A portion of the Blautia hansenii DSM 20583 genome contains these proteins:
- a CDS encoding CBS domain-containing protein, giving the protein MNILFFLTPKVDVAYIYDTYSLRQVLEKMEYHKYSCIPIINERGKYTGTITEGDLLWGLKNRADLNLKSAEEVPITSFERRTDYTPIRVDSDMEDLLDKAMRQNFVPVVDDQKNFIGIVTRRDIMQYICSSCKREDTKEKETVGV; this is encoded by the coding sequence ATGAATATTTTGTTTTTTCTTACCCCCAAAGTAGATGTTGCATATATTTATGATACATATAGTCTTAGACAAGTATTGGAAAAGATGGAATATCATAAGTATTCATGTATTCCGATTATTAATGAACGGGGCAAATATACAGGTACGATTACAGAAGGCGACCTGTTATGGGGATTAAAGAACAGGGCAGATTTGAATTTAAAAAGTGCAGAGGAGGTTCCGATTACTTCCTTTGAAAGAAGAACGGATTATACACCTATACGTGTGGACTCAGATATGGAAGATTTGCTGGATAAGGCAATGAGACAGAATTTTGTTCCGGTAGTGGACGACCAGAAGAATTTTATCGGGATTGTCACAAGACGGGATATTATGCAGTATATTTGTTCCTCATGTAAAAGAGAAGATACCAAAGAGAAAGAAACTGTCGGCGTTTAA
- the lepA gene encoding translation elongation factor 4 produces MPSIEQSKIRNFCIIAHIDHGKSTLADRIIEKTGLLTDREMQAQVLDNMELERERGITIKSQAVRIVYHAKDGEEYIFNLIDTPGHVDFNYEVSRSLAACDGAILVVDAAQGIEAQTLANVYLALDHDLDVFPVINKIDLPSAEPERVINEIEDVIGIEAQDAPLISAKTGLNIEDVLEQIVAKIPAPSGSPENPLQALIFDSIYDPYKGVIVFCRIKEGTVRKGTKIRMMATGAVEEVVEVGYFGAGQFIPCEELSAGMVGYVTASIKNVKDTRVGDTITDEERPCEKPLPGYKKVNPMVFCGVYPADGAKYQDLRDALEKLQLNDASLFFEPETSIALGFGFRCGFLGLLHLEIIQERLEREYNLDLVTTAPGVVYKVHKTNGEVIDLTNPSNLPDPSEIDYMEEPMVKAEIMVTTEFIGPIMDLCQERRGQYQGMEYMETTRALLHYHLPLNEIIYDFFDALKSRSRGYASFDYEMLGYEQSDLVKLDILVNKEEVDALSFIVFAGSAYERGRKMCEKLKEEIPRQLFEIPIQAAVGSKIIARETVKAMRKDVLAKCYGGDISRKRKLLEKQKEGKKRMRQIGNVEIPQKAFMSVLKLDDK; encoded by the coding sequence ATGCCGTCAATCGAACAGAGTAAAATTCGTAATTTTTGTATTATCGCACATATTGACCATGGCAAATCTACATTGGCAGACCGTATTATCGAAAAAACCGGACTGCTTACTGACAGAGAGATGCAGGCACAGGTCTTAGATAATATGGAGTTGGAAAGAGAAAGAGGAATTACTATAAAATCTCAGGCTGTCCGTATTGTATACCATGCAAAGGACGGAGAGGAATATATTTTTAATTTAATAGATACGCCGGGACATGTGGACTTTAACTATGAGGTATCACGAAGTCTGGCTGCCTGTGACGGGGCAATTTTGGTAGTAGATGCTGCGCAGGGCATTGAAGCACAGACACTGGCGAATGTATATCTGGCGTTAGATCATGATTTAGATGTATTTCCGGTTATCAATAAAATTGATTTGCCAAGTGCAGAGCCGGAAAGAGTAATCAATGAAATCGAGGATGTAATCGGGATTGAAGCGCAGGATGCGCCTTTGATTTCAGCAAAAACAGGTTTGAATATTGAAGATGTTCTGGAGCAGATTGTAGCTAAAATTCCGGCGCCTTCAGGAAGCCCTGAAAATCCTTTGCAGGCGTTGATTTTTGACTCGATTTATGACCCGTATAAAGGTGTTATCGTATTTTGCCGTATTAAAGAAGGAACTGTCCGTAAGGGTACAAAAATCCGTATGATGGCAACAGGAGCTGTGGAAGAGGTTGTAGAAGTGGGATATTTTGGCGCAGGACAATTTATTCCATGCGAGGAGCTTTCCGCAGGAATGGTAGGCTATGTAACTGCCAGCATTAAAAATGTAAAAGATACCCGTGTAGGCGATACGATTACAGATGAAGAAAGACCTTGTGAAAAACCGTTGCCGGGTTATAAGAAGGTCAACCCTATGGTATTTTGCGGTGTGTATCCGGCAGACGGCGCAAAGTATCAGGATTTGCGGGATGCTTTGGAAAAATTGCAGTTAAATGATGCTTCTCTGTTTTTTGAACCGGAGACATCCATTGCTCTTGGCTTTGGTTTCCGCTGCGGTTTCTTAGGCTTGCTGCATTTGGAAATTATTCAGGAAAGACTGGAAAGAGAGTATAATCTGGATCTTGTTACAACAGCTCCGGGAGTTGTTTATAAGGTACACAAGACAAACGGAGAAGTGATTGACCTTACCAATCCGTCAAACCTTCCGGACCCGTCTGAAATTGATTATATGGAAGAGCCTATGGTAAAAGCGGAAATCATGGTAACCACAGAGTTTATCGGACCGATTATGGACTTATGTCAGGAGAGAAGAGGACAGTATCAGGGAATGGAATATATGGAAACCACCCGTGCCCTGCTTCACTATCATTTGCCGCTGAATGAAATTATCTATGATTTCTTCGATGCCTTGAAATCACGCTCCAGAGGTTATGCTTCCTTTGATTACGAGATGCTGGGCTATGAGCAGAGTGATTTGGTAAAACTGGATATTCTGGTAAATAAAGAAGAAGTGGATGCCTTGTCCTTTATTGTATTTGCAGGTTCTGCTTATGAAAGAGGACGCAAAATGTGCGAAAAGCTTAAGGAAGAAATTCCGAGACAGCTTTTTGAAATTCCAATTCAGGCAGCAGTAGGAAGTAAAATTATTGCCAGAGAAACCGTAAAAGCAATGCGTAAAGACGTATTGGCAAAATGCTACGGCGGTGATATTTCTCGTAAGAGAAAGCTTCTGGAAAAACAGAAGGAAGGTAAAAAACGTATGCGCCAGATTGGAAACGTAGAAATTCCACAGAAGGCATTTATGAGTGTATTAAAATTAGATGATAAATAA
- the hemW gene encoding radical SAM family heme chaperone HemW has product MKKDLGLYIHIPFCVKKCEYCDFLSWNAGEEERQQYVAALLSEIESYREFAKGYRVSTIFIGGGTPSVLLPKQMEDILQKIYEIFELERRPEITVEVNPGTVDEEKLQCYKENGVNRLSMGLQSVKDEKLRLLGRIHTYQEFVESYELARKAGFDNISIDLISSVPGQTLQEWKEELETAAAQNPEHISVYQLIIEEGTPFYEKYAEHPELLPDEETSREIYLWTGKFLKEAGYGQYEISNYAKPGKESRHNLKYWERGDYLGLGLGAASMVRNIRMSNTKDMRTYLERCDKPKTMREDVQFLEEPRQMEEFMFLGLRKTRGVSKKEFKRIFGREMDMVYEKALHKCLENGMLLEHKDRIFLSEEGTLLSNMVLSEFLFDL; this is encoded by the coding sequence ATGAAGAAGGATTTGGGACTTTATATTCATATTCCTTTTTGTGTGAAAAAATGTGAATATTGTGATTTTCTGTCCTGGAATGCAGGGGAGGAAGAACGGCAGCAGTATGTAGCTGCGCTGCTTTCAGAGATTGAAAGTTACAGGGAATTTGCGAAAGGATATCGGGTATCAACAATATTTATTGGGGGAGGTACGCCGTCCGTTTTATTGCCAAAGCAGATGGAAGATATTCTTCAGAAAATTTATGAAATATTTGAATTGGAAAGAAGACCGGAGATTACCGTAGAAGTAAATCCGGGAACTGTGGATGAGGAAAAATTACAGTGCTATAAGGAGAATGGAGTAAACCGTTTGAGTATGGGACTGCAGTCTGTAAAAGATGAAAAACTCAGACTTTTAGGCAGAATTCATACCTATCAGGAGTTTGTAGAAAGCTATGAGCTGGCGAGAAAAGCTGGGTTTGACAATATCAGCATAGATTTGATTTCTTCTGTGCCGGGGCAGACCTTGCAGGAATGGAAGGAAGAGCTGGAAACAGCAGCAGCACAAAATCCGGAGCATATTTCTGTATATCAGCTTATTATTGAAGAGGGGACGCCTTTTTATGAAAAATATGCAGAACATCCGGAGCTTTTGCCTGATGAGGAGACCAGCAGAGAAATCTATCTTTGGACAGGCAAATTTTTAAAAGAAGCAGGCTATGGGCAATATGAAATTTCCAATTATGCCAAGCCGGGAAAAGAGTCCAGACATAATCTGAAATATTGGGAGCGTGGAGATTATTTAGGCTTAGGTTTGGGAGCGGCATCAATGGTGCGAAATATTCGTATGAGCAATACAAAGGATATGAGGACTTATCTGGAACGTTGTGACAAGCCTAAAACCATGCGGGAGGACGTGCAGTTTTTAGAAGAGCCTCGTCAGATGGAAGAATTTATGTTTTTGGGACTTCGAAAAACAAGAGGTGTGTCAAAAAAGGAATTTAAACGTATTTTTGGCAGAGAAATGGATATGGTTTATGAAAAGGCTTTACATAAATGTCTGGAAAATGGGATGCTGCTGGAACATAAGGACAGAATTTTTCTTTCAGAAGAGGGAACTCTTTTGAGTAATATGGTTTTGTCAGAGTTTTTGTTTGATTTGTAA